From the Diceros bicornis minor isolate mBicDic1 chromosome 19, mDicBic1.mat.cur, whole genome shotgun sequence genome, one window contains:
- the LOC131418749 gene encoding ral-GDS-related protein-like isoform X2, whose translation MAFPPKLVVEQFTMMDAELFQKVVSSPCLGSTWGKRNKPGNEHQTLNVQATVDHEFEILKNFFSSCTVNSALQKTFTSHLKNTRGKFPARTLLLLLSSPHLQGAASCLPQGCAWQRIPMAQVEKQAAHPQEGPSTFAPPESNPQRVQEKQQQRQEYRVMREILLLQEAAKNYKLEPEGAIWGLVPGHGVAQ comes from the exons atggccttccctcctaagctggtggtggagcagtttaccatgatggatgcg gagctcttccagaaggtggtgtccTCTCCgtgtctgggctccacctggggcaagaggaacaaacccggcaatgagcaccagaCACTCAAcgtccaggccaccgtcgaccac gagttcgagatcctgaagaacttcttctcGTCCTGCACTGTcaactctgctctgcagaaaaccttcacaagccacctgaagaacacacgggggaagtttcccg ccaggaccctgctgctccttctatcttcaccacatctccaaggggctgcatcctgcctgccccagggatgtgcgtggcagaggattcccatggcccaggtggaaaaacaggctgctcatcctcag gaggggccctccacgtttgctcccccagagagcaacccccagagagtgcaggagaagcagcagcagcggcag gaataccgagtcatgagggagatcctgctgctccaggaggctgcaaagaattacaagctAGAGCCCgagggagcgatttggggcctcgttccaggacatggagttgctcaatga
- the LOC131418749 gene encoding ral guanine nucleotide dissociation stimulator-like isoform X1, which produces MAFPPKLVVEQFTMMDAELFQKVVSSPCLGSTWGKRNKPGNEHQTLNVQATVDHEFEILKNFFSSCTVNSALQKTFTSHLKNTRGKFPARTLLLLLSSPHLQGAASCLPQGCAWQRIPMAQVEKQAAHPQEGPSTFAPPESNPQRVQEKQQQRQGNGINLEKSTEEQLWHSLQGRGRRWKSETFWAEQSLASPAVSYIEWKSLIPEKWETHPIGGYTLSCQPER; this is translated from the exons atggccttccctcctaagctggtggtggagcagtttaccatgatggatgcg gagctcttccagaaggtggtgtccTCTCCgtgtctgggctccacctggggcaagaggaacaaacccggcaatgagcaccagaCACTCAAcgtccaggccaccgtcgaccac gagttcgagatcctgaagaacttcttctcGTCCTGCACTGTcaactctgctctgcagaaaaccttcacaagccacctgaagaacacacgggggaagtttcccg ccaggaccctgctgctccttctatcttcaccacatctccaaggggctgcatcctgcctgccccagggatgtgcgtggcagaggattcccatggcccaggtggaaaaacaggctgctcatcctcag gaggggccctccacgtttgctcccccagagagcaacccccagagagtgcaggagaagcagcagcagcggcag gggaatgggatcaaccttgagaagagtactgaggagcagctgtggcactccctgcaggggagaggaaggaggtggaaatcagagaccttctgggcagaacagtccttgGCTTCACccgctgtatcttacattgagtggaagagtttgataccagagaagtgggagacccatccaattggcgg ctacaccttgtcctgccagccagagcgctag